Proteins encoded within one genomic window of Neodiprion fabricii isolate iyNeoFabr1 chromosome 6, iyNeoFabr1.1, whole genome shotgun sequence:
- the LOC124185076 gene encoding protein mini spindles isoform X4: MEEDTEYTKLPVEDRCVHKLWKARLHGYEECAKIFRRIDDEKSPEWNKFLGLVKKFVTDSNAVAQEKGLEAVLAYVENAAAAGKTVGEVMSGIVSKCIAAPKTKTKELAVQITLMYVEIEKHEAVQEELLKGTEAKNPKIVAACIATLTLALREFGPKVISVKPLVKKMPSFLEDRDKSVREEGKTMVVEIYRWIGAPLKQQLNTLKQVQITELETEFNNLKGEKVVPIRYLKSQKPKVTCVIDSGAGDVEGDEEEEDDAVAPDIDPYELLDPVDILSKLPKDFFDKVEAKKWQERKEAVEALEALCRNPKLESGDYGDVVRALKKIISKDSNVLVVALAGKCMAGLASGLKKRFQPYALACLPAILEKFREKKQNVVQALRDAADAIFLSTTIEAIMEDSLAALENKNPSVKAETAAFLARCFAQTPPPSLNKKLLKAYTGMLIKTLNEPDPTVRDNSAEAIGTASKLVGEKAISPFIADLDNLKMAKIKECSEKAVIVVKLPNVRKAAGDRPNTAPAKIESPSKSKENDNPVKSKKPNATAKKPTSKKTTTSSMTNLASKKSSAAKVQVEKNLTNEEIDDLAAQILPAEVLSGLTDSIWKTRLAAVEQLIQIVKEMETADVSTQVIVRTLAKKPGLKDTNFQVLKLRLETVKMLAENYNFSSTVAEYCVIDITEKLGDAKNSIAAGETLIAIAEATSLESVANEVMGFAFNQKNPKVQQETLLWLAKAVEEFGLVINLKALMENIKKAVTATNPSVRTAAISLLGTLYVYVGKPLLMFFENEKPALKQQIDQECEKRIGESPPIPTRGSKGKKNKVDEDDDGDIEEKESVPQVDISDLIPRVDISSQLTESLLNELADKNWKVRNEGLQKINTLLTEARSIKGSIGELPQGLALRLVDSNSKIAQSTLGVCQTLATAIGSPAKQHIRTLFPGFLQCLGDSKTWIRTAAIACMNTWGDQCGYKEFFDGEMIGDALKSGSPTLRSELWNWLAQKLPLITVKQIPKEELTVCLPYLFSNLEDRNSDVRKNAQEAVLGYMIHLSYDTMARASEKLKPGSKSVVLAALEKARPNLPVKPLPKKQAPENTSQPKTVKSGGAVKAGKTAIKTKAGNGSKPNSARKKDDDADTSPLLATNNLKHQRVIDEQKMKVLKWNFTTPREEFVELLKELMTTANVNKTLMSNMFHSDFRYHLKAIESLTEDLADNSKALVCNLDLILKWLTLRFFDTNPSVLLKGLDYLQTVFNILIEDQYHMLENEAASFIPYLLTKIGDSKDTVRNGVRALFKQIALVFPVSKLFSYVMEGIKSKNARQRTECLDQLGSLIENYGVSVCQPNASVALKEVAKQIADRDNSVRNAALNCIVQAYFLEGERVYKLIGQISEKDQSLLDERIKRAAKNRPTKSASSARIVVPPTAVTNHVSDDGEPDFDEEDEEPFEQEPEPVHDPVPAQQIRPKVSGPFGLDLEWLEKIESSAPVKVRNPKLIELSLSDLNEPVKLLNPTATQIIPISPPKLLVPKSAVLSSLTSQIEKDDTLDREILAMASNDLQVAFQALSKVDGILKSHQANLLQTKEDKFIGAANMQLKILQNYPLHSGIPDVSKCFRNTFMVILSFYNSGILGKNVSALQLKELVDQLISLLAENKLDQLNDVDAYNRVINTIVVKVIDCSNHTTIICVLIKLLHGCAQSNALPKYEELVMKCLWKIVKIMPSWAADLDYDPILREVHYFLKDYPTTWWKKRRSDTALRTVKTVLHSMTRVKGNAILNHMSLITNKDESELYSYLIRLVATLKPDDTNTQSRASSKSATVGRTQKHLSKLTHQQLSEIFKKIGSKHHTQEGLAQLYDFKLQYPEADIYVQPFLLKSHQFFQDYIEQGLRDIDQARKSQTPILQTNNQYATGISDISGVPRSLAEEKTMMDPMSRLERLRNLEAQCKPPPDQSNQT; encoded by the exons ATGGAAGAAGATACCGAATACACTAAATTGCCAGTCGAAGATCGCTGTGTGCATAAG TTATGGAAAGCCAGATTGCACGGATATGAAGAATGCGCCAAAATATTCAGGCGCattgacgatgaaaaatcacccgaatggaataaatttcttggacttgtaaaaaaatttgttacggACAGCAACGCTGTAGCCCAAGAGAAAGGATTGGAGGCAGTACTAGCCTATGTTGAAAATGCTGCAGCAGCTGGAAA GACTGTTGGAGAAGTAATGAGTGGTATAGTTTCCAAATGTATCGCAGCACCTAAAACAAAGACTAAAGAATTGGCTGTTCAGATAACTCTCATGTACGTAGAGATAGAAAAACATGAAGCTGTCCAAGAAGAGTTACTAAAGGGTACGGAAgcaaaaaatccaaaaatcgTTGCAGCATGTATAGCTACATTGACGCTTGCCCTGAG AGAGTTCGGGCCCAAAGTTATAAGTGTGAAGCCTCTTGTTAAGAAGATGCCAAGCTTTTTGGAAGACAGAGATAAGTCTGTaagagaagaaggaaagaCAATGGTAGTAGAAATCTAcag GTGGATCGGAGCACCTTTAAAACAACAGCTTAATACTTTGAAGCAGGTACAGATAACTGAACTGGAAACAGAGTTCAACAATCTTAAAGGTGAAAAAGTTGTACCTATTCGTTATCTCAAGTCACAGAAACCAAAAGTAACCTGTGTCATAGACTCGGGTGCTGGAGATGTAGAAG gcgatgaagaagaagaggatgaTGCAGTGGCACCAGACATTGATCCTTATGAACTTTTGGACCCTGTCGATATTCTTTCCAAACTTCCTAAAGATTTCTTTGACAAAGTTGAGGCTAAGAAGTGGCAGGAACGAAAGGAGGCTGTAGAGGCCTTAGAAGCTCTTTGCAGGAATCCGAAGCTCGAGAGTGGCGATTACGGAGATGTCGTCCGAGCTTTGAAAAAG ATTATAAGCAAGGATTCAAATGTGTTGGTCGTGGCACTGGCAGGAAAATGTATGGCTGGACTAGCTAGTGGTTTAAAGAAACGGTTTCAACCTTATGCCTTGGCTTGTTTACCTGCCATACTGGAGAAATTTCgcgaaaagaaacaaaacgtTGTTCAAGCTCTGAGAGATGCTGCAGACGCAATATTTCTTAGC ACGACCATCGAAGCTATTATGGAAGATTCTTTAGCTGCactggaaaataaaaatccttcTGTCAAGGCAGAGACAGCTGCTTTCCTGGCACGGTGTTTTGCTCAGACTCCACCACCAAGCTTGAATAAGAAACTGCTAAAAGCATATACTGGAATGCTTATCAAGACTTTGAATGAGCCAG ATCCGACTGTGAGAGATAATTCAGCTGAAGCTATTGGTACAGCCTCGAAGTTAGTTGGTGAAAAAGCAATATCACCGTTCATAGCTGACTTAGATAACCTCAAGATGGCAAAG ATCAAGGAATGCTCTGAGAAAGCAGTGATAGTTGTGAAATTACCAAATGTTCGAAAGGCAGCTGGCGATAGACCAAATACGGCTCCTGCAAAAATAGAGTCACCttcaaaatcaaaagaaaatgataatccAGTTAAGTCTAAAAAGCCAAATGCTACCGCTAAGAAGCCTACCAGCAAGAAAACAACCACTTCGTCCATGACAAATTTAG CTTCGAAGAAATCATCTGCGGCAAAAGTacaagttgagaaaaatttgactaaTGAAGAGATTGATGACTTGGCAGCACAAATTTTACCTGCTGAAGTACTCTCTGGACTTACAGACAGTATTTGGAAGACCCGTTTGGCTGCTGTTGAACAATTAATTCAG ATTGTCAAAGAAATGGAGACCGCTGATGTTTCCACACAAGTTATTGTCCGCACTTTGGCTAAAAAGCCTGGCCTTAAGGATACTAACTTCCAAGTTCTGAAGCTTCGGTTAGAAACAGTAAAAATGCTGgcagaaaattataatttctcaAG CACTGTGGCTGAGTATTGTGTTATAGATATAACTGAGAAATTGGGTGATGCTAAGAACAGTATCGCAGCAGGTGAAACTTTAATTGCAATCGCGGAAGCTACGAGTTTAGAATCAGTGGCTAATGAGGTAATGGGATTTGCTtttaatcagaaaaatccaAAAGTGCAGCAGGAAACTCTATTGTGGCTTGCCAAAGCTGTTGAAGAGTTTGGCCTTGT aattaatCTCAAGGCTTTAATGGAGAATATTAAAAAGGCTGTTACTGCTACAAATCCGAGTGTGCGCACTGCTGCTATTTCGCTCCTTGGTACACTGTATGTCTATGTAGGAAAACCACTTCTCATGttttttgaaaacgaaaaaccaGCTCTGAAACAGCAAATTGATCAGGAATGTGAAAAG CGTATTGGAGAATCGCCTCCAATTCCAACACGTGGTAGCAAAGGCAAGAAGAATAAAGTTGACGAAGATGACGATGGTGATATAGAAGAAAAGGAATCAGTGCCTCAAGTGGATATATCTGATCTCATTCCCAGAGTTGATATTAGCAGTCAATTAACAGAAAGTCTGCTCAATGAGCTTGCCGATAAAAATTGGAAG gtacGCAATGAAGGGCTTCAGAAAATAAATACGTTACTGACAGAGGCAAGGTCCATAAAAGGATCAATTGGCGAACTTCCCCAGGGACTAGCTTTGAGATTAGTGGACAGTAATAGCAAAATAGCACAATCTACATTAGGCGTTTGTCAAACTTTAGCAACAGCTATAGGATCGCCAGCTAAACAGCATATACGAACGTTGTTCCCTGGGTTTCTGCAGTGTTTGGGCGATTCTAAG ACATGGATTCGGACAGCTGCAATTGCTTGCATGAACACATGGGGAGACCAGTGCGGATACAAGGAATTTTTCGACGGAGAAATGATTGGAGATGCTCTGAAGTCTGGATCTCCAACTCTTAGATCTGAGCTTTGGAACTGGCTTGCTCAGAAACTACCACTGA tTACTGTAAAACAGATCCCAAAGGAAGAGCTTACAGTTTGTTTACCGTATTTATTCAGTAATTTAGAAGATCGTAATTCTGACGTTAGGAAAAATGCCCAAGAAGCAGTTCTGGGCTACATGATTCATCTTTCATATGATACTATGGCGCGTGCTTCGGAGAAACTGAAg CCTGGCTCAAAATCTGTCGTTCTCGCAGCTTTAGAAAAAGCACGACCTAATTTACCTGTGAAACCACTTCCGAAAAAACAAGCCCCAGAAAATACATCACAGCCAAAAACAGTTAAAAGCGGTGGAGCAGTCAAAGCAGGCAAAACGGCCATCAAAACTAAG GCTGGAAATGGATCTAAGCCTAACAGTGCTCGCAAGAAGGATGACGATGCGGACACTAGTCCATTGTTAGCTACAAATAACTTGAAACATCAAAGAGTCATTGATGAACAAAAGATGAAAGTGTTGAAGTGGAATTTTACAACACCGCGAGAAGAATTTGTGGAATTACTCAAAGAATTAATGACTACTGCAAACGTGAATAAAACATTGATGTCAAACATGTtccattctgattttcggtatCATCTAAAAGCTATAGAATCTCTAACGGAG GATTTGGCCGATAATAGCAAAGCTTTAGTCTGTAATTTAGACCTGATTCTCAAGTGGTTGACATTGAGATTCTTTGACACAAATCCTTCGGTACTATTGAAAGGTTTGGACTACCTCCAAACAGTTTTTAATATACTTATTGAGGACCAATATCATATGCTTGAGAATGAAGCTGCCTCTTTTATCCCGTATCTTCTGACCAAG ATAGGCGACTCAAAGGATACTGTACGGAATGGCGTTCGTgctttatttaaacaaattgcTTTAGTATTCCCAGTGagcaaattattttcttatgtTATGGAGGGTATCAAGTCCAAGAATGCTCGCCAAAGAACAG AATGCCTTGATCAATTAGGTTCACTAATTGAAAACTATGGAGTATCTGTATGCCAACCCAATGCGTCTGTAGCTTTGAAGGAAGTTGCCAAACAAATCGCCGACAGGGACAATTCTGTGCGTAATGCAGCACTCAATTGCATTGTGCAGGCATACTTCCTTGAGGGAGAAAGAGTCTATAAACTTATTGGACAg ATTTCCGAAAAGGATCAATCGTTGTTAGATGAGCGTATCAAGAGAGCCGCAAAGAATCGTCCGACAAAATCTGCTTCTTCAGCTAGAATTGTCGTCCCCCCTACCGCCGTCACCAACCATGTGTCAGATGACGGTGAACCCGATTTTGATGAAGAAGATGAGGAACCATTTGAACAGGAGCCAGAGCCAGTGCACGATCC AGTCCCAGCGCAACAGATACGTCCTAAAGTTTCTGGACCATTTGGCCTTGATTTGGAATGGTTAGAGAAAATTGAGTCAAGTGCTCCAGTAAAAGTTCGTAATCCAAAACTTATAGAACTTAGTCTCTCAGACCTAAATGAACCAGTGAAGTTGTTGAATCCTACAGCAACACA aataattCCCATTTCGCCACCAAAACTGTTGGTGCCAAAATCTGCAGTTCTGTCCTCGTTAACATCGCAGATTGAAAAAGATGATACTTTGGATCGTGAAATATTAGCAATGGCTAGTAATGATCTTCAGGTTGCGTTCCAGGCACTAAGCAAAGTGGATGGT ATATTAAAATCACACCAGGCTAATTTGCTTCAAACAAAGGAAGATAAGTTTATTGGTGCTGCAAATATGCAGTTGAAAATTCTGCAAAATTATCCCTTGCATTCGGGAATTCCGGATGTATCAAAATGTTTCAGAAATACTTTTATGGTGATACTTTCG ttTTACAACTCCGGTATTCTTGGCAAAAATGTGTCCGCACTACAATTGAAAGAGCTTGTGGACCAACTGATCAGTCTACTtgcagaaaataaattagatCAGTTAAATGATGTTGATGCTTATAATCGTGTGATCAATACCATTGTTGTCAAAGTGATAGATTGTTCAAATCACACAACAATTATTTG TGTTCTGATAAAACTACTTCACGGTTGTGCACAATCTAATGCACTTCCAAAATACGAAGAATTGGTAATGAAGTGTTTATGGAAAATAGTTAAGATTATGCCAAGCTGGGCTGCAGATTTAGATTACGATCCAATTCTTCGAGAAGTACACTATTTCCTGAAA GATTATCCAACCACGTGGTGGAAGAAGAGAAGATCCGATACTGCCCTGCGCACGGTTAAAACAGTACTTCATAGCATGACCCGAGTAAAAGGAAATGCCATTTTAAATCACATGAGCTTAATAACCAACAAAGACGAGTCGGAATTGTATTCTTACCTTATAAGGCTTGTTGCG acacTGAAACCAGATGACACTAATACACAGTCGCGAGCGTCATCAAAGTCTGCTACCGTTGGTAGAACACAAAAGCACTTGTCTAAATTAACACATCAGCAGttgtctgaaatatttaaaaaaattggatcaAAACATCATACACAAGAG GGGCTTGCACAACTGTATGATTTTAAACTGCAGTATCCGGAGGCGGATATTTATGTGCAACCATTCCTACTTAAATCTCATCAGTTTTTCCAAGACTACATCGAACAGGGGTTGCGAGATATTGACCAAGCAAGAAAAAGTCAAACCCCTATTTTACAGACAAATAATCAATATGCCACAGGTATTTCTG ATATTTCTGGAGTTCCTAGATCTCTTGCAGAAGAAAAAACTATGATGGATCCTATGTCCAGGCTTGAGAGATTACGGAATCTAGAGGCCCAGTGTAAACCGCCACCGGATCAATCAAACCAAACATGA